In Pengzhenrongella sicca, a single genomic region encodes these proteins:
- a CDS encoding type III secretion system chaperone family protein codes for MGFFRGNRGGGWRGRNTGSANESAGGRQPHRGRVQPDPGRNGPPDDELQSEVEDLLARELGATLVAAPGSAGVPTPLSVARIVEWFEANQFSYFLDSDGDLGGLWRGRLFYFFLFGDDGEILQIRGQWNREVAIERLSEVLEACNEWNADRIWPKAYVRVRDNGMVHVISEVATDLEHGVTDAQLSQLLHCGLSTGNMLFDTIDELYPDPATVAP; via the coding sequence ATGGGCTTCTTCCGGGGAAATCGCGGGGGCGGATGGCGCGGCCGAAACACGGGCTCGGCCAACGAGTCGGCGGGGGGCCGGCAGCCCCACCGCGGCCGGGTCCAGCCCGATCCGGGCCGGAACGGGCCGCCCGATGACGAGCTTCAGTCGGAGGTCGAGGACCTCCTGGCCCGCGAGCTCGGTGCCACCCTGGTCGCCGCACCCGGCAGCGCCGGCGTGCCGACCCCGCTCTCGGTCGCGCGGATCGTCGAGTGGTTCGAGGCCAACCAGTTCAGCTACTTCCTCGACAGTGACGGTGACCTCGGCGGGCTGTGGCGCGGTCGCCTGTTCTACTTCTTCCTCTTCGGGGACGACGGCGAGATCCTCCAGATCCGGGGCCAGTGGAACCGGGAGGTCGCGATCGAACGCCTCAGCGAGGTCCTCGAGGCCTGCAACGAGTGGAACGCCGACCGCATCTGGCCCAAGGCCTACGTGCGGGTCCGGGACAACGGCATGGTGCACGTGATCTCCGAGGTCGCGACCGACCTCGAGCACGGCGTGACCGACGCCCAGCTCAGCCAGCTGCTGCACTGCGGGCTCAGCACCGGGAACATGCTGTTCGACACGATCGACGAGCTCTACCCCGACCCGGCGACGGTCGCGCCGTGA